The following proteins are co-located in the Candidatus Sulfotelmatobacter sp. genome:
- the ispD gene encoding 2-C-methyl-D-erythritol 4-phosphate cytidylyltransferase, producing the protein MIWGAVIVAAGRGTRFGRPKQLIDVAGKPMIAWSVETFASMPEIAELVIVTEPEFVERIEAVAHPLVRHAIVQVVRGGAERQDSVRHGIAALTNEVAGILVHDGARPLVHAADVRAGMRPVRPGTASLLATPVVDTVKVVDADGKVSRTLDRATLWAAQTPQFATARDLRRAHADAVRNNLPAATDDAALCERAGLDVVVVAGSADNFKVTLPGDHARAEALLRDRLPNGGADEEILVVECYVAPRAVDDVLGELEGRAARLDEIDRELPGAVVIRAYAPSASLRGFGARLHALAGEDALYTTHLSHLAARGTTPPNGY; encoded by the coding sequence ATGATCTGGGGGGCAGTTATCGTGGCCGCGGGGCGCGGCACCCGCTTCGGCAGGCCCAAGCAGCTGATCGACGTGGCCGGGAAGCCGATGATCGCGTGGTCGGTGGAAACCTTCGCGTCGATGCCGGAGATCGCCGAGCTGGTGATCGTCACCGAGCCGGAGTTCGTCGAGCGGATCGAAGCGGTCGCGCACCCGCTGGTGCGGCACGCGATCGTGCAGGTGGTGCGCGGCGGCGCCGAGCGGCAGGACAGCGTGCGTCACGGGATCGCCGCGCTCACCAACGAGGTCGCCGGCATCCTGGTGCACGACGGCGCACGCCCGCTGGTCCACGCCGCCGACGTCCGGGCCGGGATGCGGCCGGTGCGGCCCGGGACCGCCTCGCTGCTGGCCACGCCGGTCGTCGACACCGTCAAGGTCGTCGACGCGGACGGCAAGGTCAGCCGCACGCTCGATCGCGCGACGCTGTGGGCCGCGCAGACGCCGCAGTTCGCGACCGCGCGCGACCTGCGCCGCGCGCACGCCGACGCGGTGCGCAACAACCTGCCGGCGGCGACCGACGACGCCGCGCTCTGCGAACGCGCCGGCTTGGACGTCGTGGTGGTCGCGGGATCGGCCGACAACTTCAAGGTCACGCTGCCGGGCGATCACGCGCGCGCCGAGGCGCTGCTGCGCGATCGGCTGCCCAACGGCGGCGCCGACGAGGAGATCCTGGTGGTCGAATGCTACGTCGCGCCGCGTGCGGTCGACGACGTGCTCGGCGAGCTGGAAGGCCGCGCGGCGCGGCTCGACGAGATCGACCGCGAGCTGCCCGGCGCGGTCGTCATCCGCGCGTACGCGCCGAGCGCGTCGCTGCGCGGGTTCGGCGCGCGGCTGCACGCGCTGGCCGGCGAGGACGCGCTCTACACGACGCACCTCTCGCATCTCGCCGCGCGCGGCACGACGCCGCCGAACGGGTACTGA
- the ispF gene encoding 2-C-methyl-D-erythritol 2,4-cyclodiphosphate synthase, which translates to MHPAHARVGHGFDAHRLVEGRPFILGGVRIPFEKGPLGHSDADVLAHAISDALLGACALGDLGAHFPDTDPQWEGADSLRLLAACHELAVRHGWTIANVDATVVVQLPKLAPHVPAIRDALADALGLEVERVSVKAKTSEGMGYTGDGTGIAAYAVVLVETLAR; encoded by the coding sequence ATGCATCCCGCCCACGCGCGCGTCGGTCACGGCTTCGACGCGCACCGTTTGGTCGAAGGCCGCCCGTTCATTCTGGGCGGCGTGCGCATCCCGTTCGAGAAAGGGCCGCTGGGCCACAGCGACGCCGACGTGCTCGCGCACGCGATCAGCGACGCGCTGCTCGGTGCCTGCGCGCTGGGCGACTTGGGCGCCCACTTCCCGGATACCGATCCGCAGTGGGAGGGCGCCGACTCACTGCGGCTGTTGGCGGCGTGTCACGAGCTGGCCGTGCGTCACGGCTGGACCATCGCCAACGTCGACGCGACCGTCGTGGTGCAGCTGCCGAAGCTGGCGCCGCACGTGCCGGCCATTCGCGACGCACTCGCGGACGCGCTGGGCCTGGAAGTCGAGCGCGTCAGCGTGAAGGCGAAGACCAGCGAGGGGATGGGCTATACGGGAGACGGGACCGGGATCGCCGCTTATGCGGTCGTCCTGGTCGAGACCTTGGCGCGATGA
- a CDS encoding AAA family ATPase, producing MITSGTLSREFLGRSAELEHLLDRALRSRSFRSAGVVVRGHAGIGKTRLVDELATAAERAGARIGIGRASEFANAPYLALADALRPLGVTIDAEAFSAVSKAKHFEAVAEAVAAAARADGPIVVVVDDLHWADSGTIELLRFLVTRLASVPVLFAAVYRNDVLDVDAARIAALAALEREAGDVVVLEPLPDAVIEGIIDSALGDERARVPAETIARLVELSEGRPFFAEELLRGVLERLARNSSAEPTVPANILASVRERFAGLSDDDRNVLLYAAVIGRRFGARFLIALLEMPPATVFGALRRARDLQLVIEEDDEEGDRFAFRHALTREAVYAELLRAEARILHGQVAEKLVRFEPVDIAAAAEHFWRAGNPSAALWNERAGAAAASVHSYADAIVHFERAFKVADDPALRASLAERTAAALYALGETERSAEWYASAADEYERAGELRRTWRLRLRQARILVELGHYHDGLTGALQVASAEDGDVDLRFEADVMVAGLLVGTGRVDEALERLERAAELGANPDRHVQGRYLGTLAYTHSSLRQPAQARRYFLQALEQARAIGDTDLHGRTLGNYGLFELAYGHLDTARAIFRDGAVAAETDNDRSNIVILGQNLSLTALLAGDLDEARQWWARASRIENGVARSRRWGRALGYRCAVLSGEPERVLRTSVREDLDVAMRDDDLESAAPAAAALAYALALDGDVAEASHVIGRVVAVLDRVEPPYWIIDMATRYGERLVRERAYQLIAAAAEPPEAIAARGALALAESRMALRARRREDAVRLAELAAAAFRSVGWVIDEAYALEAAGRTAEALAAFRRIGAHAEIKRLSGAVGTRQRGDATLTAREREIASLLAAGRTAREIADQLVISERTVETHVASVYRKLGVSNRRELSSLLVPSAGS from the coding sequence CTGCGGTCGCGTTCTTTCCGCAGCGCCGGCGTCGTCGTTCGCGGACATGCCGGAATCGGCAAGACGCGACTGGTCGACGAGCTCGCGACCGCCGCCGAACGCGCCGGCGCGCGTATCGGTATCGGTCGCGCCAGCGAATTCGCGAACGCACCGTATCTCGCGCTCGCCGACGCGCTGCGCCCGCTCGGCGTCACCATCGACGCCGAAGCGTTCAGCGCGGTCAGCAAAGCGAAGCACTTCGAAGCGGTCGCCGAGGCGGTCGCGGCGGCGGCGCGCGCCGACGGGCCGATCGTCGTCGTCGTCGACGACCTGCACTGGGCGGACAGCGGGACGATCGAGCTGCTGCGCTTCCTGGTCACGCGTCTGGCGAGCGTGCCCGTGCTGTTCGCCGCGGTCTACCGCAACGACGTCCTCGACGTCGACGCGGCGCGGATCGCGGCACTGGCCGCCCTGGAACGGGAAGCCGGCGACGTCGTCGTGCTCGAGCCGTTGCCCGACGCCGTCATCGAAGGGATCATCGACAGCGCGCTGGGCGACGAGCGCGCGCGCGTGCCGGCCGAGACGATCGCGCGTCTGGTCGAGCTCTCCGAAGGGCGCCCGTTCTTCGCCGAAGAGCTGCTGCGCGGCGTGCTCGAGCGGCTCGCGCGCAACAGCTCGGCCGAGCCGACCGTGCCGGCCAACATCCTCGCCAGCGTGCGCGAGCGCTTCGCGGGACTCTCCGACGACGACCGTAACGTGCTCTTGTACGCGGCCGTCATCGGGCGCCGTTTCGGCGCGCGCTTCTTGATCGCGCTGCTCGAGATGCCGCCCGCCACCGTCTTCGGCGCGCTGCGCCGCGCGCGCGACCTGCAGCTCGTCATCGAAGAGGACGACGAGGAGGGCGACCGCTTCGCCTTCCGTCACGCGCTCACGCGCGAGGCCGTCTACGCCGAGCTGCTGCGCGCCGAAGCGCGCATCCTGCACGGGCAGGTCGCCGAGAAGCTGGTGCGTTTCGAACCAGTCGACATCGCCGCCGCGGCCGAGCACTTCTGGCGCGCGGGCAATCCGTCGGCCGCGCTGTGGAACGAGCGCGCCGGCGCCGCGGCGGCGTCCGTTCACTCGTACGCCGACGCGATCGTCCACTTCGAGCGCGCGTTCAAGGTCGCCGACGATCCCGCGCTGCGCGCGTCGCTGGCCGAACGGACCGCGGCGGCGCTCTACGCGCTCGGCGAGACGGAACGCTCCGCCGAATGGTACGCGTCCGCGGCCGACGAGTACGAGCGCGCCGGCGAGCTGCGGCGGACGTGGCGCTTGCGCTTGCGGCAGGCGCGCATCTTGGTCGAGCTCGGCCACTACCACGACGGGCTCACCGGCGCGCTGCAGGTCGCGAGCGCGGAAGACGGCGACGTCGACCTGCGCTTCGAAGCCGACGTCATGGTCGCCGGGCTGCTGGTCGGGACCGGGCGCGTCGACGAGGCGCTCGAGCGTCTCGAACGCGCGGCCGAGCTGGGCGCCAATCCCGACCGGCACGTGCAGGGCCGCTACCTCGGGACGCTGGCGTACACGCACTCCTCGCTGCGGCAACCCGCGCAGGCGCGGCGCTACTTCCTGCAGGCGCTCGAACAGGCGCGCGCCATCGGCGACACCGACTTGCACGGACGCACGCTGGGCAACTACGGGCTGTTCGAGCTCGCCTACGGCCACCTCGACACGGCCCGCGCGATCTTTCGCGACGGCGCGGTCGCGGCCGAGACCGACAACGACCGCAGCAACATCGTCATCCTCGGGCAGAACTTGAGCTTGACCGCGCTGCTGGCCGGCGACCTGGACGAAGCGCGCCAGTGGTGGGCGCGGGCGAGCCGGATCGAAAACGGCGTCGCGCGCTCGCGGCGCTGGGGCCGCGCGCTCGGCTACCGCTGCGCCGTCCTGAGCGGCGAACCGGAACGGGTGCTGCGCACGAGCGTGCGCGAGGACCTCGACGTCGCCATGCGCGACGACGATCTGGAATCCGCCGCGCCGGCGGCGGCAGCGCTCGCCTACGCGCTGGCGCTCGACGGTGACGTCGCCGAAGCGAGCCACGTGATCGGCCGCGTGGTGGCCGTCCTCGACCGGGTCGAGCCGCCGTACTGGATCATCGACATGGCGACCCGCTACGGCGAGCGGCTCGTCCGCGAGCGCGCCTATCAACTGATCGCCGCCGCCGCCGAGCCGCCCGAGGCGATCGCCGCGCGCGGCGCGCTCGCGCTGGCCGAGTCGCGCATGGCGCTGCGCGCGCGGCGACGCGAGGACGCCGTGCGGCTGGCCGAGCTGGCCGCCGCGGCCTTTCGGTCGGTCGGGTGGGTGATCGACGAGGCCTACGCGCTCGAAGCCGCCGGCCGCACCGCCGAGGCGCTCGCCGCCTTCCGCCGCATCGGCGCGCACGCCGAGATCAAGCGGCTCAGTGGTGCGGTCGGCACGCGCCAGCGCGGCGACGCGACCCTGACCGCGCGCGAACGCGAGATCGCCTCGCTGCTGGCGGCGGGCCGGACCGCCCGTGAGATCGCCGATCAGCTGGTGATCTCCGAGCGCACCGTCGAGACCCACGTGGCCTCGGTCTACCGCAAGCTCGGGGTGAGCAACCGGCGCGAGCTGAGCAGCCTGCTGGTCCCGAGCGCCGGGTCGTAA
- a CDS encoding PIN domain-containing protein: MTAVLRLLFAVIFGVTGFLLGQEAYLHTISLHVASQFWQIVLLVTAPVVGAVLGVLLVPAAQRFFETELVVVERAIDRLAPGELVGGAIGLVTGLVVAFLVKSVLFEFVAFAGPTGGAIAIALYLVLSLFAAFLGARVGAKQRVSLGRLAPSGNAAAGGEPKILDTSVIIDGRVLDIVRSGFLEGALLLPRFVLRELQLIADSSDPLRRVRGRRGLELLARLQETTPIEIVERDPDDVPEVDAKLVRLAQERGAKLVTNDYNLNRVALVEGVSVLNINELANALKPVLLPGDELRVAVIREGRETHQGVGYLDDGTMIVVENGRRLIGETVAVSVTSALQTNAGRMIFARPKQKA; encoded by the coding sequence ATGACCGCCGTCCTGCGCCTGCTCTTCGCCGTCATCTTCGGGGTGACGGGCTTCTTGCTCGGCCAAGAGGCGTATCTGCACACGATCTCGCTGCACGTCGCCAGCCAGTTCTGGCAGATCGTGCTGCTGGTGACGGCGCCGGTCGTCGGCGCGGTGCTCGGCGTGCTGCTGGTGCCGGCGGCGCAACGCTTCTTCGAGACCGAGCTGGTCGTCGTCGAGCGCGCGATCGATCGCCTCGCACCGGGCGAGCTGGTCGGCGGCGCGATCGGCCTGGTCACCGGCCTGGTCGTCGCCTTTCTGGTCAAGAGCGTGCTGTTCGAGTTCGTCGCCTTCGCCGGACCGACCGGCGGCGCGATCGCGATCGCGCTGTACCTGGTGCTGAGCTTGTTCGCCGCGTTCTTGGGCGCGCGCGTGGGCGCCAAGCAGCGCGTCTCGCTGGGCCGGCTGGCACCCTCCGGCAACGCCGCCGCCGGCGGCGAGCCGAAGATCCTCGACACGTCGGTCATCATCGACGGGCGCGTGCTCGACATCGTGCGCAGCGGTTTCCTCGAAGGCGCGCTGCTGCTGCCGCGCTTCGTGCTGCGCGAGCTGCAGCTGATCGCCGACAGCAGCGATCCGCTGCGCCGCGTGCGCGGTCGCCGCGGGCTCGAGCTGCTGGCGCGGCTGCAGGAGACGACGCCGATCGAGATCGTCGAACGCGATCCCGACGACGTGCCCGAAGTCGACGCGAAGCTGGTGCGCTTGGCGCAAGAGCGCGGCGCCAAGCTGGTCACCAACGACTACAACTTGAATCGGGTGGCGCTGGTCGAGGGCGTCTCGGTGCTCAACATCAACGAGCTGGCCAACGCGCTCAAGCCGGTGCTGCTGCCGGGCGACGAGCTGCGCGTCGCGGTCATCCGCGAGGGCCGCGAGACCCACCAAGGCGTCGGCTACCTGGACGACGGCACGATGATCGTCGTCGAGAACGGCCGCCGCCTGATCGGCGAGACGGTCGCCGTCTCCGTCACCAGCGCCCTGCAAACCAACGCCGGCCGCATGATCTTCGCGAGGCCGAAGCAAAAAGCGTGA